The following proteins are co-located in the Vicia villosa cultivar HV-30 ecotype Madison, WI unplaced genomic scaffold, Vvil1.0 ctg.000162F_1_1_1, whole genome shotgun sequence genome:
- the LOC131624760 gene encoding carboxylesterase 1-like: MPVSLHIAATTILSLHFLLFLVNANSSMDPYKVLNLILNPNGTVTRLQKIPQSPPSPNPNLPTTALSKDITINQSKHTWARIYLPHKPLSKKLPLIIFYHGGGFIFYSAASTYVHNFCENIANKTQSVVVSLDYRLAPEHRLPAAYEDSVEILHWIRTSNDAWLTRYADYSRCYLMGESAGGNIAYIAGLRAAAIVDEIKPISIRGLILIQPFFGGTKRTPSELRLEKDMNLPLIFTDALWELSLPVGVDRDYVYSNPTVNGGDKILEKIKLFGWKVAVFGCDGDQLVDRQRELVKLLEGKNVHVVGKFYSGGRHGIFMGDPSMSEKVFDLVKSFQ, encoded by the coding sequence ATGCCTGTGTCACTACACATTGCTGCTACTACTATACTCTCCTTGCATTTTCTTCTCTTCCTTGTTAATGCTAACTCATCCATGGATCCATACAAAGTACTCAACCTAATCCTCAACCCAAACGGCACCGTCACACGCTTACAAAAAATCCCACAATCCCCTCCTTCACCAAATCCAAATCTCCCCACAACCGCACTCTCCAAAGATATCACCATCAACCAATCAAAACATACTTGGGCTCGAATCTACCTTCCCCACAAACCACTTTCCAAGAAGCTACCTCTCATCATCTTCTACCATGGCGGCGGCTTCATTTTCTACAGCGCCGCTTCAACTTACGTCCACAACTTCTGCGAAAACATCGCCAACAAAACTCAATCCGTCGTCGTTTCACTCGACTACCGCCTCGCACCAGAACACCGTCTTCCCGCGGCGTATGAAGATTCCGTGGAAATTCTTCACTGGATTAGAACTTCAAACGACGCATGGTTGACACGTTACGCTGATTACTCACGTTGTTATCTCATGGGAGAGAGTGCTGGAGGTAATATCGCCTACATCGCGGGTCTACGTGCGGCTGCAATAGTTGATGAGATTAAACCGATTAGCATCAGAGGGTTGATATTGATTCAACCGTTTTTTGGTGGGACCAAGAGGACTCCATCGGAGTTAAGGCTTGAGAAGGATATGAATCTACCTTTGATTTTTACCGATGCGTTGTGGGAATTGTCGTTACCCGTAGGCGTTGATCGTGATTACGTGTATTCTAATCCAACGGTGAATGGTGGTGATAAGATTTTGGAGAAGATTAAGTTGTTTGGGTGGAAGGTTGCGGTTTTTGGGTGTGATGGGGATCAACTTGTGGACCGTCAGAGGGAATTAGTGAAGCTGCTTGAGGGTAAAAATGTCCATGTGGTTGGGAAATTTTATAGTGGGGGTAGACATGGTATTTTTATGGGTGATCCTTCCATGTCTGAAAAAGTGTTCGATTTGGTCAAGAGTTTTCAATAA